The genomic DNA ATCGCAGGATGGCAGTGGGGCGTTGCGCATGGATCAGCCTTTGTCCTCGTTTGCCGAGCGGCGTTTCGGCGCGCGCTATGTGCGTTCCAAGTGGATGGCGTTGCCACAGGAGGATATCAATGCGCCTGTATAGGATTCATCTAAACCCGCGCTGCAAGGAGGCCCGCCGCGATCTGGCCGACCCGTACCAGATGCACGCCACGCTTTGCCGCGCATTCTTTCCAGAAGAAACCCGATGTCCGCCAGGATCACTGTTATGGCGGCTGGAACCGGAAACCGATCGGGAGGGCCGACCACGCGTACTGATTCAATCCAGTGAAATGCCCGACTGGTCACGGATACCTGTACCGGAATGGCTGGCCCAGGACGAACCCGGCAAGACGCTCGCGTTCGATACGTTCGAAGCAGGGCAAACGTTCCGATTCCGTTTGCGTGCTAACCCGTGCAGGACTGTACACGGCAGGCGGCAGGGATTGATTAATCGTGACGCACAAATGGAATGGCTGCAACGTAAGGGCGAGCGGCACGGCTATGTACTGGCCGAGCCAAAGTCGGCAGACTACTTCGATTTCCTGTCACAGCCGCCTGGTTATGCCTACTCCGATTGCCGTGTCGCTTATGAGCAGATGCTGAGAGGGCACCAGCACGGTGGCAACACAATCCAGATTTTTTCGGTGTTGTTCGAAGGACACTTGACCGCAACCGACTCCACACGTTTCCGGAGTACATTGGAAAACGGGATCGGTCACGGTAAGGTGATGGGATTGGGGTTACTGTCAGTTGTGCCGATTGCGAAGTGAGCCCCAACCAAAGTCTTTGGCTGTGAGCTCTTGCTCGTCCGGCGCACTTAAATTCCTTCCTGTAGAAGCCGACGATGGGCCACAGCATGGGAACCACTGAGGGTCCTCAGATGGACTGGCGAGACCGCATAACCAGCGATCCTGACATTCCGCTCGGGAAACCCGTCATCAAGGGCACGCGTATTTCTGTCGAGCTCATTGTGGGTTGGCTGGCCAACGACTGGACTTTCGATATGATCATCGAAGCTTACCCGTACATCACCCGCGAAGATATCTTGGCGGCCTTGGCCTTCGTGGCCGAGATGCCGCATGACGAACAATACATCGCGAATCACAAAGCCTCCGCGTGAAACAAACCTTGGTCGTCAATGAAAACTCCCCCCATCCGGCCTTGTGCAGGCTGCGTGGCGCAGGCGTCGATGTAATAGTCGCACGGGAACTCATGCCGGGCGCGTCCGCCGAGGCCATTCTCAGGAAAATCCGTGAAACCAACCGCTGGCTCGTGACATTCGATCGCGATTACGGTGAACTGGTGTATTCCAAACACTGCCCTGCCCCGCCGGCAATCCTCTACCCGCGGCAGGAACCCTGCCCCGCGGATAAGCCCACCAGCTGGATGATTTCTCTGTTGGGAGACCCAATGCAGGCAAATAGCCAATTCATCGTGATCGATAAACACACCATCAGATACCGTCCGCTTCCCGCCAAAGTGCCATGACCACTCCTCTGCTCCCGCCGCTCAAGCCCATTCCCATCAAAGAACGCCTCTCCGTTCTGTTTATCGAGAAAGGCCATCTGGATGTCCTCGATGGTGCGTTCGTGGTGGTGGACAAAACCGGCGTTCGCACCCATGTCCCCATTGGTGGCGTGGCGTGCCTTATGCTGGAGCCCGGCACACGGGTTTCCCATGCCGCCGCGTCGCTTGCCGCCCGTGTTGGAACCTTACTCGTCTGGGTCGGAGAAGCTGGGGTCCGGCTCTACTCCTCAGGGCAGCCCGGCGGCGCGCGTGCCGATCGTCTGCTGTATCAGGCACAACTGGCGCTCGATCCCGGCTTGCGATTGAAAGTCGTGCGCAAGATGTACGCCGTCCGTTTCGGTGAAGAACCGCCAGCGCGCAGAAGTGTCGAGCAGTTGCGTGGGATCGAGGGGGCGCGCGTTCGCGAGATGTACAAGCGTCTGGCCGCGAAATACAACGTGAATTGGAAAGCGCGTAACTACGACACGTCCGATTGGAACAAAGGCGATCTCCCCAACCGCTGCCTGTCGGCGGCGACCGCCTGTCTCTATGGCGTAACTGAAGCGGCTGTCCTTGCGGCGGGTTATGCACCTGCCGTGGGTTTCATCCACACCGGAAAGCCGCTGTCATTCGTCTACGACATCGCTGACATCTACAAATTCGAGACCGTGGTATCCGTCGCCTTCGGTATTGCCGCCAAGAAACCCTATAATCCTGAACAAGCCGTACGACTGGGTTGCCGAGA from Gammaproteobacteria bacterium includes the following:
- the cas6e gene encoding type I-E CRISPR-associated protein Cas6/Cse3/CasE, yielding MRLYRIHLNPRCKEARRDLADPYQMHATLCRAFFPEETRCPPGSLLWRLEPETDREGRPRVLIQSSEMPDWSRIPVPEWLAQDEPGKTLAFDTFEAGQTFRFRLRANPCRTVHGRRQGLINRDAQMEWLQRKGERHGYVLAEPKSADYFDFLSQPPGYAYSDCRVAYEQMLRGHQHGGNTIQIFSVLFEGHLTATDSTRFRSTLENGIGHGKVMGLGLLSVVPIAK
- a CDS encoding DUF433 domain-containing protein, with the translated sequence MDWRDRITSDPDIPLGKPVIKGTRISVELIVGWLANDWTFDMIIEAYPYITREDILAALAFVAEMPHDEQYIANHKASA
- a CDS encoding DUF5615 family PIN-like protein — protein: MKQTLVVNENSPHPALCRLRGAGVDVIVARELMPGASAEAILRKIRETNRWLVTFDRDYGELVYSKHCPAPPAILYPRQEPCPADKPTSWMISLLGDPMQANSQFIVIDKHTIRYRPLPAKVP
- the cas1e gene encoding type I-E CRISPR-associated endonuclease Cas1e; amino-acid sequence: MTTPLLPPLKPIPIKERLSVLFIEKGHLDVLDGAFVVVDKTGVRTHVPIGGVACLMLEPGTRVSHAAASLAARVGTLLVWVGEAGVRLYSSGQPGGARADRLLYQAQLALDPGLRLKVVRKMYAVRFGEEPPARRSVEQLRGIEGARVREMYKRLAAKYNVNWKARNYDTSDWNKGDLPNRCLSAATACLYGVTEAAVLAAGYAPAVGFIHTGKPLSFVYDIADIYKFETVVSVAFGIAAKKPYNPEQAVRLGCRDIFRKSRLLERIIPDIEVILAAGEVTPPEPPEDAQPPAIPNPESLGDAGHRT